One region of Anticarsia gemmatalis isolate Benzon Research Colony breed Stoneville strain chromosome 2, ilAntGemm2 primary, whole genome shotgun sequence genomic DNA includes:
- the LOC142981481 gene encoding uncharacterized protein LOC142981481 isoform X3: MALVMLPCDLPWWTSVQRHLKHLLLASSPTKLTASMMKIHDMCNIGIDPDDDIKDPELMKGLEQFLEEEMTEDERRHFLDNTIRIMVNKALHLKRWRPPKGLIFSLQQQSDVTELEYNFVASMVAHAFFSTYPKRTLKTHPTLQDFNFTHFFKNLHRKSQRNKLKSLLHYFEWLDKSSNEGSIKLSRQVMSSKQWLTIEDWLECSLPLCKLLVRHEGRPERCENDDAIRVCFSSSRVGGDTLVDGESQESLSMFMMPELLPVMLSVEALEDNEVLKVEGVRMFSRICDKRQKTKIELLDEPKTVTVCLMDAEDYSKLPLGQWEEDNVLRELNKCLLAFQQTPMKSREGTRHERRLSPIGESCGHTPPEVEASVVIKQASSCSTLNSYNSRSPSPHNYCAATLNLNDPSVELTKKKCWLSPDGGMLNNRRGRFIVLGSSGECLPVTRSPATLDDMQEDSLYSSCNSSDEEEYHSANETNDYGSEDEGRGESARPNSFQYLKELSTEERRLSFADRLREALRREAEHSTTTSTGDWSTDSSSYAVGISISGAEVHDNDIRVKRGGSVGFVLTDKETLSNGDPSPRHRPLGRKETGNSSKYSFSTEYTSELEEVYEQFNQWLNDPIVDADSGEHKTRELDSRDLAVIRFAGSLLKRTLSESLAVGPVSGGAEAAELWAREPRALPHKPLALAARSLSLELARHRHRLAAHLKRKVKEYIPEEIINGTRGAQGVPEAKADESKTPQTPDPSRRKKKLNWVINMIVDTIEETVECEPVTVRLKKPKLNQLAHKMASGGSCRPVATGNWGCGQRLRGHPQLKLLLQWLAASVAGVPALIYYTFGNEKLFKLDTLVRVLVDRKWTVGQLARAVLKFARQLLHEPHVIPDNHSLFDELIGIDKIPDDT; encoded by the exons ATGGCGCTTGTAATGTTACCGTGCGACCTTCCCTGGTGGACTTCAGTGCAGCGTCACCTGAAGCACTTACTACTAGCGTCTTCGCCGACTAAACTCACCGCTAGTATGATGAAAATACACGATATGTGCAA CATAGGTATAGATCCAGACGACGACATCAAAGACCCTGAGCTGATGAAGGGTCTGGAGCAGTTCTTAGAGGAGGAGATGACGGAAGACGAGAGGCGGCACTTCTTAGACAACACCATCAGGATCATGGTGAACAAGGCGCTCCATCTCAAGCGATGGCGCCCGCCTAAAGGACTCATTTTCAGTTTACAGCAACAAA GTGATGTAACGGAACTGGAGTACAACTTCGTGGCTTCGATGGTGGCGCACGCGTTTTTCTCCACCTACCCCAAGCGAACGCTCAAGACACATCCCACCTTGCAAGACTTCaactttacacatttttttaagaatttacaCAG AAAATCtcaaagaaacaaattaaaaagtttgctGCACTACTTCGAATGGTTAGATAAGAGTAGCAACGAGGGATCTATTAAGCTAAGCAGACAG GTGATGTCGTCAAAGCAGTGGTTAACGATAGAGGACTGGTTAGAGTGCAGTCTGCCGCTGTGCAAGCTGCTGGTGCGGCACGAGGGCCGGCCGGAGCGCTGTGAGAACGACGACGCCATCAGAGTGTGCTTCTCTTCCAGCAGAGTCGGCGGAGACACGCTCGTTGATGGAGAGTCACAG GAATCTCTATCAATGTTCATGATGCCGGAGCTGCTGCCGGTGATGTTGTCGGTGGAGGCGCTCGAGGACAACGAGGTGCTCAAGGTGGAGGGAGTTAGAATGTTTAGCAGAATATGCGACAAGCGACAGAAGACCAAAATCGAATTACTAGACGAACCTAAAACT GTGACAGTATGTCTAATGGACGCAGAAGACTACAGCAAGCTACCTCTGGGCCAGTGGGAGGAAGACAATGTACTACGCGAGCTCAATAAGTGCTTGCTCGCGTTCCAGCAGACGCCTATGAAGAGTCGGGAGGGCACGAGACATGAAAGAAGACTTTCACCTATAG GTGAATCGTGCGGGCACACGCCGCCGGAGGTGGAGGCGAGCGTGGTGATCAAGCAGGCGTCGTCGTGCAGCACGCTCAACAGCTACAACAGCCGCAGCCCCTCGCCGCACAACTACTGCGCCGCCACGCTCAACCTCAACGACCCTA GCGTAGAACTAACGAAGAAGAAATGCTGGTTATCCCCAGACGGGGGCATGTTGAACAACCGTCGGGGCCGGTTCATAGTGCTGGGCTCCTCGGGCGAGTGCCTGCCCGTCACCAGGTCGCCCGCCACTCTAGATGATATGCAGGAAGACAGCTTGTACTCCAGTTGCAATTCTTCTGATGAAGAGGAGTATCATAGCGCGAATGAGACCAACGACTAcg GCAGCGAAGACGAAGGTCGTGGAGAAAGCGCTCGTCCCAATTCATTCCAGTACCTCAAAGAGTTGTCCACTGAGGAGCGGCGGCTGAGCTTCGCGGACAGACTGCGGGAGGCGCTGCGCAGAGAGGCAGAGCACTCCACCACCACCAGCACGGGAGACTGGTCCACTGACAGCTCCAGCTATGCTGTGGGCATCAGCATCTCTGGCGCCGAGGTCCATGATAATGACATTAG AGTAAAACGCGGCGGCTCCGTGGGCTTCGTACTAACAGACAAAGAGACGCTCAGCAACGGGGACCCCTCACCGCGACACAGACCGCTCGGCAGGAAGGAGACGGGCAACAGCTCCAAGTACAGCTTCAGCACGGAGTACAC TTCAGAGCTGGAGGAGGTGTACGAGCAGTTCAACCAGTGGCTCAACGACCCCATCGTCGACGCTGACTCCGGCGAACACAAGACCAGAGAGTTAGACTCTCGGGACTTGGCCGTTATCAG GTTCGCGGGCTCGCTACTAAAGCGGACACTGAGCGAGTCGCTGGCGGTGGGCCCGGTGTCGGGCGGCGCGGAGGCGGCGGAGCTGTGGGCCCGCGAGCCGCGCGCGCTGCCGCACAAGCCGCTGGCGCTCGCCGCGCGCTCGCTGTCGCTGGAGCTGGCGCGCCACCGACACCGCCTCGCCGCGCATCTC AAACGTAAAGTTAAAGAATATATACCGGAGGAGATAATAAACGGCACGCGCGGCGCCCAGGGGGTCCCCGAGGCTAAGGCGGACGAGTCTAAGACCCCACAGACCCCCGACCCCAGCCGTAGGAAGAAAAAGTTGAACTGGGTCATTAATATGATCGTAGACACGATCGAAGAGACGGTGGAATGCGAGCCGGTCACTGTCAGACTAAAGAAACCGAAG TTAAATCAGCTGGCACACAAGATGGCGTCGGGCGGGTCGTGCCGGCCGGTGGCCACCGGCAACTGGGGCTGCGGACAGCGCCTGCGCGGACACCCGCAGCTCAAGCTACTGCTGCAGTGGCTCGCCGCCAGCGTGGCCGGCGTGCCCGCACTCATCTACTACACCTTCGGCAATGAAAAACTGTTTAAG CTGGACACATTAGTCCGAGTGCTAGTGGACAGGAAGTGGACAGTGGGTCAGCTAGCGCGCGCGGTGCTCAAGTTCGCGCGGCAGCTGCTCCACGAGCCGCACGTCATCCCCGACAACCACTCGCTGTTCGACGAGCTCATAGGCATCGACAAGATACCGGACGACACATAG
- the LOC142981481 gene encoding uncharacterized protein LOC142981481 isoform X5, whose amino-acid sequence MALVMLPCDLPWWTSVQRHLKHLLLASSPTKLTASMMKIHDMCNIGIDPDDDIKDPELMKGLEQFLEEEMTEDERRHFLDNTIRIMVNKALHLKRWRPPKGLIFSLQQQSDVTELEYNFVASMVAHAFFSTYPKRTLKTHPTLQDFNFTHFFKNLHRKSQRNKLKSLLHYFEWLDKSSNEGSIKLSRQVMSSKQWLTIEDWLECSLPLCKLLVRHEGRPERCENDDAIRVCFSSSRVGGDTLVDGESQESLSMFMMPELLPVMLSVEALEDNEVLKVEGVRMFSRICDKRQKTKIELLDEPKTVTVCLMDAEDYSKLPLGQWEEDNVLRELNKCLLAFQQTPMKSREGTRHERRLSPIGESCGHTPPEVEASVVIKQASSCSTLNSYNSRSPSPHNYCAATLNLNDPSVELTKKKCWLSPDGGMLNNRRGRFIVLGSSGECLPVTRSPATLDDMQEDSLYSSCNSSDEEEYHSANETNDYGSEDEGRGESARPNSFQYLKELSTEERRLSFADRLREALRREAEHSTTTSTGDWSTDSSSYAVGISISGAEVHDNDIRVKRGGSVGFVLTDKETLSNGDPSPRHRPLGRKETGNSSKYSFSTEYTSELEEVYEQFNQWLNDPIVDADSGEHKTRELDSRDLAVIRFAGSLLKRTLSESLAVGPVSGGAEAAELWAREPRALPHKPLALAARSLSLELARHRHRLAAHLVRSPALNQLAHKMASGGSCRPVATGNWGCGQRLRGHPQLKLLLQWLAASVAGVPALIYYTFGNEKLFKLDTLVRVLVDRKWTVGQLARAVLKFARQLLHEPHVIPDNHSLFDELIGIDKIPDDT is encoded by the exons ATGGCGCTTGTAATGTTACCGTGCGACCTTCCCTGGTGGACTTCAGTGCAGCGTCACCTGAAGCACTTACTACTAGCGTCTTCGCCGACTAAACTCACCGCTAGTATGATGAAAATACACGATATGTGCAA CATAGGTATAGATCCAGACGACGACATCAAAGACCCTGAGCTGATGAAGGGTCTGGAGCAGTTCTTAGAGGAGGAGATGACGGAAGACGAGAGGCGGCACTTCTTAGACAACACCATCAGGATCATGGTGAACAAGGCGCTCCATCTCAAGCGATGGCGCCCGCCTAAAGGACTCATTTTCAGTTTACAGCAACAAA GTGATGTAACGGAACTGGAGTACAACTTCGTGGCTTCGATGGTGGCGCACGCGTTTTTCTCCACCTACCCCAAGCGAACGCTCAAGACACATCCCACCTTGCAAGACTTCaactttacacatttttttaagaatttacaCAG AAAATCtcaaagaaacaaattaaaaagtttgctGCACTACTTCGAATGGTTAGATAAGAGTAGCAACGAGGGATCTATTAAGCTAAGCAGACAG GTGATGTCGTCAAAGCAGTGGTTAACGATAGAGGACTGGTTAGAGTGCAGTCTGCCGCTGTGCAAGCTGCTGGTGCGGCACGAGGGCCGGCCGGAGCGCTGTGAGAACGACGACGCCATCAGAGTGTGCTTCTCTTCCAGCAGAGTCGGCGGAGACACGCTCGTTGATGGAGAGTCACAG GAATCTCTATCAATGTTCATGATGCCGGAGCTGCTGCCGGTGATGTTGTCGGTGGAGGCGCTCGAGGACAACGAGGTGCTCAAGGTGGAGGGAGTTAGAATGTTTAGCAGAATATGCGACAAGCGACAGAAGACCAAAATCGAATTACTAGACGAACCTAAAACT GTGACAGTATGTCTAATGGACGCAGAAGACTACAGCAAGCTACCTCTGGGCCAGTGGGAGGAAGACAATGTACTACGCGAGCTCAATAAGTGCTTGCTCGCGTTCCAGCAGACGCCTATGAAGAGTCGGGAGGGCACGAGACATGAAAGAAGACTTTCACCTATAG GTGAATCGTGCGGGCACACGCCGCCGGAGGTGGAGGCGAGCGTGGTGATCAAGCAGGCGTCGTCGTGCAGCACGCTCAACAGCTACAACAGCCGCAGCCCCTCGCCGCACAACTACTGCGCCGCCACGCTCAACCTCAACGACCCTA GCGTAGAACTAACGAAGAAGAAATGCTGGTTATCCCCAGACGGGGGCATGTTGAACAACCGTCGGGGCCGGTTCATAGTGCTGGGCTCCTCGGGCGAGTGCCTGCCCGTCACCAGGTCGCCCGCCACTCTAGATGATATGCAGGAAGACAGCTTGTACTCCAGTTGCAATTCTTCTGATGAAGAGGAGTATCATAGCGCGAATGAGACCAACGACTAcg GCAGCGAAGACGAAGGTCGTGGAGAAAGCGCTCGTCCCAATTCATTCCAGTACCTCAAAGAGTTGTCCACTGAGGAGCGGCGGCTGAGCTTCGCGGACAGACTGCGGGAGGCGCTGCGCAGAGAGGCAGAGCACTCCACCACCACCAGCACGGGAGACTGGTCCACTGACAGCTCCAGCTATGCTGTGGGCATCAGCATCTCTGGCGCCGAGGTCCATGATAATGACATTAG AGTAAAACGCGGCGGCTCCGTGGGCTTCGTACTAACAGACAAAGAGACGCTCAGCAACGGGGACCCCTCACCGCGACACAGACCGCTCGGCAGGAAGGAGACGGGCAACAGCTCCAAGTACAGCTTCAGCACGGAGTACAC TTCAGAGCTGGAGGAGGTGTACGAGCAGTTCAACCAGTGGCTCAACGACCCCATCGTCGACGCTGACTCCGGCGAACACAAGACCAGAGAGTTAGACTCTCGGGACTTGGCCGTTATCAG GTTCGCGGGCTCGCTACTAAAGCGGACACTGAGCGAGTCGCTGGCGGTGGGCCCGGTGTCGGGCGGCGCGGAGGCGGCGGAGCTGTGGGCCCGCGAGCCGCGCGCGCTGCCGCACAAGCCGCTGGCGCTCGCCGCGCGCTCGCTGTCGCTGGAGCTGGCGCGCCACCGACACCGCCTCGCCGCGCATCTCGTACGTAGCCCTGCT TTAAATCAGCTGGCACACAAGATGGCGTCGGGCGGGTCGTGCCGGCCGGTGGCCACCGGCAACTGGGGCTGCGGACAGCGCCTGCGCGGACACCCGCAGCTCAAGCTACTGCTGCAGTGGCTCGCCGCCAGCGTGGCCGGCGTGCCCGCACTCATCTACTACACCTTCGGCAATGAAAAACTGTTTAAG CTGGACACATTAGTCCGAGTGCTAGTGGACAGGAAGTGGACAGTGGGTCAGCTAGCGCGCGCGGTGCTCAAGTTCGCGCGGCAGCTGCTCCACGAGCCGCACGTCATCCCCGACAACCACTCGCTGTTCGACGAGCTCATAGGCATCGACAAGATACCGGACGACACATAG
- the LOC142981481 gene encoding uncharacterized protein LOC142981481 isoform X8 yields MALVMLPCDLPWWTSVQRHLKHLLLASSPTKLTASMMKIHDMCNIGIDPDDDIKDPELMKGLEQFLEEEMTEDERRHFLDNTIRIMVNKALHLKRWRPPKGLIFSLQQQSDVTELEYNFVASMVAHAFFSTYPKRTLKTHPTLQDFNFTHFFKNLHRKSQRNKLKSLLHYFEWLDKSSNEGSIKLSRQVMSSKQWLTIEDWLECSLPLCKLLVRHEGRPERCENDDAIRVCFSSSRVGGDTLVDGESQESLSMFMMPELLPVMLSVEALEDNEVLKVEGVRMFSRICDKRQKTKIELLDEPKTVTVCLMDAEDYSKLPLGQWEEDNVLRELNKCLLAFQQTPMKSREGTRHERRLSPIGESCGHTPPEVEASVVIKQASSCSTLNSYNSRSPSPHNYCAATLNLNDPSVELTKKKCWLSPDGGMLNNRRGRFIVLGSSGECLPVTRSPATLDDMQEDSLYSSCNSSDEEEYHSANETNDYGSEDEGRGESARPNSFQYLKELSTEERRLSFADRLREALRREAEHSTTTSTGDWSTDSSSYAVGISISGAEVHDNDIRVKRGGSVGFVLTDKETLSNGDPSPRHRPLGRKETGNSSKYSFSTEYTSELEEVYEQFNQWLNDPIVDADSGEHKTRELDSRDLAVIRFAGSLLKRTLSESLAVGPVSGGAEAAELWAREPRALPHKPLALAARSLSLELARHRHRLAAHLLAHKMASGGSCRPVATGNWGCGQRLRGHPQLKLLLQWLAASVAGVPALIYYTFGNEKLFKLDTLVRVLVDRKWTVGQLARAVLKFARQLLHEPHVIPDNHSLFDELIGIDKIPDDT; encoded by the exons ATGGCGCTTGTAATGTTACCGTGCGACCTTCCCTGGTGGACTTCAGTGCAGCGTCACCTGAAGCACTTACTACTAGCGTCTTCGCCGACTAAACTCACCGCTAGTATGATGAAAATACACGATATGTGCAA CATAGGTATAGATCCAGACGACGACATCAAAGACCCTGAGCTGATGAAGGGTCTGGAGCAGTTCTTAGAGGAGGAGATGACGGAAGACGAGAGGCGGCACTTCTTAGACAACACCATCAGGATCATGGTGAACAAGGCGCTCCATCTCAAGCGATGGCGCCCGCCTAAAGGACTCATTTTCAGTTTACAGCAACAAA GTGATGTAACGGAACTGGAGTACAACTTCGTGGCTTCGATGGTGGCGCACGCGTTTTTCTCCACCTACCCCAAGCGAACGCTCAAGACACATCCCACCTTGCAAGACTTCaactttacacatttttttaagaatttacaCAG AAAATCtcaaagaaacaaattaaaaagtttgctGCACTACTTCGAATGGTTAGATAAGAGTAGCAACGAGGGATCTATTAAGCTAAGCAGACAG GTGATGTCGTCAAAGCAGTGGTTAACGATAGAGGACTGGTTAGAGTGCAGTCTGCCGCTGTGCAAGCTGCTGGTGCGGCACGAGGGCCGGCCGGAGCGCTGTGAGAACGACGACGCCATCAGAGTGTGCTTCTCTTCCAGCAGAGTCGGCGGAGACACGCTCGTTGATGGAGAGTCACAG GAATCTCTATCAATGTTCATGATGCCGGAGCTGCTGCCGGTGATGTTGTCGGTGGAGGCGCTCGAGGACAACGAGGTGCTCAAGGTGGAGGGAGTTAGAATGTTTAGCAGAATATGCGACAAGCGACAGAAGACCAAAATCGAATTACTAGACGAACCTAAAACT GTGACAGTATGTCTAATGGACGCAGAAGACTACAGCAAGCTACCTCTGGGCCAGTGGGAGGAAGACAATGTACTACGCGAGCTCAATAAGTGCTTGCTCGCGTTCCAGCAGACGCCTATGAAGAGTCGGGAGGGCACGAGACATGAAAGAAGACTTTCACCTATAG GTGAATCGTGCGGGCACACGCCGCCGGAGGTGGAGGCGAGCGTGGTGATCAAGCAGGCGTCGTCGTGCAGCACGCTCAACAGCTACAACAGCCGCAGCCCCTCGCCGCACAACTACTGCGCCGCCACGCTCAACCTCAACGACCCTA GCGTAGAACTAACGAAGAAGAAATGCTGGTTATCCCCAGACGGGGGCATGTTGAACAACCGTCGGGGCCGGTTCATAGTGCTGGGCTCCTCGGGCGAGTGCCTGCCCGTCACCAGGTCGCCCGCCACTCTAGATGATATGCAGGAAGACAGCTTGTACTCCAGTTGCAATTCTTCTGATGAAGAGGAGTATCATAGCGCGAATGAGACCAACGACTAcg GCAGCGAAGACGAAGGTCGTGGAGAAAGCGCTCGTCCCAATTCATTCCAGTACCTCAAAGAGTTGTCCACTGAGGAGCGGCGGCTGAGCTTCGCGGACAGACTGCGGGAGGCGCTGCGCAGAGAGGCAGAGCACTCCACCACCACCAGCACGGGAGACTGGTCCACTGACAGCTCCAGCTATGCTGTGGGCATCAGCATCTCTGGCGCCGAGGTCCATGATAATGACATTAG AGTAAAACGCGGCGGCTCCGTGGGCTTCGTACTAACAGACAAAGAGACGCTCAGCAACGGGGACCCCTCACCGCGACACAGACCGCTCGGCAGGAAGGAGACGGGCAACAGCTCCAAGTACAGCTTCAGCACGGAGTACAC TTCAGAGCTGGAGGAGGTGTACGAGCAGTTCAACCAGTGGCTCAACGACCCCATCGTCGACGCTGACTCCGGCGAACACAAGACCAGAGAGTTAGACTCTCGGGACTTGGCCGTTATCAG GTTCGCGGGCTCGCTACTAAAGCGGACACTGAGCGAGTCGCTGGCGGTGGGCCCGGTGTCGGGCGGCGCGGAGGCGGCGGAGCTGTGGGCCCGCGAGCCGCGCGCGCTGCCGCACAAGCCGCTGGCGCTCGCCGCGCGCTCGCTGTCGCTGGAGCTGGCGCGCCACCGACACCGCCTCGCCGCGCATCTC CTGGCACACAAGATGGCGTCGGGCGGGTCGTGCCGGCCGGTGGCCACCGGCAACTGGGGCTGCGGACAGCGCCTGCGCGGACACCCGCAGCTCAAGCTACTGCTGCAGTGGCTCGCCGCCAGCGTGGCCGGCGTGCCCGCACTCATCTACTACACCTTCGGCAATGAAAAACTGTTTAAG CTGGACACATTAGTCCGAGTGCTAGTGGACAGGAAGTGGACAGTGGGTCAGCTAGCGCGCGCGGTGCTCAAGTTCGCGCGGCAGCTGCTCCACGAGCCGCACGTCATCCCCGACAACCACTCGCTGTTCGACGAGCTCATAGGCATCGACAAGATACCGGACGACACATAG
- the LOC142981481 gene encoding uncharacterized protein LOC142981481 isoform X7 — MALVMLPCDLPWWTSVQRHLKHLLLASSPTKLTASMMKIHDMCNIGIDPDDDIKDPELMKGLEQFLEEEMTEDERRHFLDNTIRIMVNKALHLKRWRPPKGLIFSLQQQSDVTELEYNFVASMVAHAFFSTYPKRTLKTHPTLQDFNFTHFFKNLHRKSQRNKLKSLLHYFEWLDKSSNEGSIKLSRQVMSSKQWLTIEDWLECSLPLCKLLVRHEGRPERCENDDAIRVCFSSSRVGGDTLVDGESQESLSMFMMPELLPVMLSVEALEDNEVLKVEGVRMFSRICDKRQKTKIELLDEPKTVTVCLMDAEDYSKLPLGQWEEDNVLRELNKCLLAFQQTPMKSREGTRHERRLSPIGESCGHTPPEVEASVVIKQASSCSTLNSYNSRSPSPHNYCAATLNLNDPSVELTKKKCWLSPDGGMLNNRRGRFIVLGSSGECLPVTRSPATLDDMQEDSLYSSCNSSDEEEYHSANETNDYGSEDEGRGESARPNSFQYLKELSTEERRLSFADRLREALRREAEHSTTTSTGDWSTDSSSYAVGISISGAEVHDNDIRVKRGGSVGFVLTDKETLSNGDPSPRHRPLGRKETGNSSKYSFSTEYTSELEEVYEQFNQWLNDPIVDADSGEHKTRELDSRDLAVIRFAGSLLKRTLSESLAVGPVSGGAEAAELWAREPRALPHKPLALAARSLSLELARHRHRLAAHLLNQLAHKMASGGSCRPVATGNWGCGQRLRGHPQLKLLLQWLAASVAGVPALIYYTFGNEKLFKLDTLVRVLVDRKWTVGQLARAVLKFARQLLHEPHVIPDNHSLFDELIGIDKIPDDT, encoded by the exons ATGGCGCTTGTAATGTTACCGTGCGACCTTCCCTGGTGGACTTCAGTGCAGCGTCACCTGAAGCACTTACTACTAGCGTCTTCGCCGACTAAACTCACCGCTAGTATGATGAAAATACACGATATGTGCAA CATAGGTATAGATCCAGACGACGACATCAAAGACCCTGAGCTGATGAAGGGTCTGGAGCAGTTCTTAGAGGAGGAGATGACGGAAGACGAGAGGCGGCACTTCTTAGACAACACCATCAGGATCATGGTGAACAAGGCGCTCCATCTCAAGCGATGGCGCCCGCCTAAAGGACTCATTTTCAGTTTACAGCAACAAA GTGATGTAACGGAACTGGAGTACAACTTCGTGGCTTCGATGGTGGCGCACGCGTTTTTCTCCACCTACCCCAAGCGAACGCTCAAGACACATCCCACCTTGCAAGACTTCaactttacacatttttttaagaatttacaCAG AAAATCtcaaagaaacaaattaaaaagtttgctGCACTACTTCGAATGGTTAGATAAGAGTAGCAACGAGGGATCTATTAAGCTAAGCAGACAG GTGATGTCGTCAAAGCAGTGGTTAACGATAGAGGACTGGTTAGAGTGCAGTCTGCCGCTGTGCAAGCTGCTGGTGCGGCACGAGGGCCGGCCGGAGCGCTGTGAGAACGACGACGCCATCAGAGTGTGCTTCTCTTCCAGCAGAGTCGGCGGAGACACGCTCGTTGATGGAGAGTCACAG GAATCTCTATCAATGTTCATGATGCCGGAGCTGCTGCCGGTGATGTTGTCGGTGGAGGCGCTCGAGGACAACGAGGTGCTCAAGGTGGAGGGAGTTAGAATGTTTAGCAGAATATGCGACAAGCGACAGAAGACCAAAATCGAATTACTAGACGAACCTAAAACT GTGACAGTATGTCTAATGGACGCAGAAGACTACAGCAAGCTACCTCTGGGCCAGTGGGAGGAAGACAATGTACTACGCGAGCTCAATAAGTGCTTGCTCGCGTTCCAGCAGACGCCTATGAAGAGTCGGGAGGGCACGAGACATGAAAGAAGACTTTCACCTATAG GTGAATCGTGCGGGCACACGCCGCCGGAGGTGGAGGCGAGCGTGGTGATCAAGCAGGCGTCGTCGTGCAGCACGCTCAACAGCTACAACAGCCGCAGCCCCTCGCCGCACAACTACTGCGCCGCCACGCTCAACCTCAACGACCCTA GCGTAGAACTAACGAAGAAGAAATGCTGGTTATCCCCAGACGGGGGCATGTTGAACAACCGTCGGGGCCGGTTCATAGTGCTGGGCTCCTCGGGCGAGTGCCTGCCCGTCACCAGGTCGCCCGCCACTCTAGATGATATGCAGGAAGACAGCTTGTACTCCAGTTGCAATTCTTCTGATGAAGAGGAGTATCATAGCGCGAATGAGACCAACGACTAcg GCAGCGAAGACGAAGGTCGTGGAGAAAGCGCTCGTCCCAATTCATTCCAGTACCTCAAAGAGTTGTCCACTGAGGAGCGGCGGCTGAGCTTCGCGGACAGACTGCGGGAGGCGCTGCGCAGAGAGGCAGAGCACTCCACCACCACCAGCACGGGAGACTGGTCCACTGACAGCTCCAGCTATGCTGTGGGCATCAGCATCTCTGGCGCCGAGGTCCATGATAATGACATTAG AGTAAAACGCGGCGGCTCCGTGGGCTTCGTACTAACAGACAAAGAGACGCTCAGCAACGGGGACCCCTCACCGCGACACAGACCGCTCGGCAGGAAGGAGACGGGCAACAGCTCCAAGTACAGCTTCAGCACGGAGTACAC TTCAGAGCTGGAGGAGGTGTACGAGCAGTTCAACCAGTGGCTCAACGACCCCATCGTCGACGCTGACTCCGGCGAACACAAGACCAGAGAGTTAGACTCTCGGGACTTGGCCGTTATCAG GTTCGCGGGCTCGCTACTAAAGCGGACACTGAGCGAGTCGCTGGCGGTGGGCCCGGTGTCGGGCGGCGCGGAGGCGGCGGAGCTGTGGGCCCGCGAGCCGCGCGCGCTGCCGCACAAGCCGCTGGCGCTCGCCGCGCGCTCGCTGTCGCTGGAGCTGGCGCGCCACCGACACCGCCTCGCCGCGCATCTC TTAAATCAGCTGGCACACAAGATGGCGTCGGGCGGGTCGTGCCGGCCGGTGGCCACCGGCAACTGGGGCTGCGGACAGCGCCTGCGCGGACACCCGCAGCTCAAGCTACTGCTGCAGTGGCTCGCCGCCAGCGTGGCCGGCGTGCCCGCACTCATCTACTACACCTTCGGCAATGAAAAACTGTTTAAG CTGGACACATTAGTCCGAGTGCTAGTGGACAGGAAGTGGACAGTGGGTCAGCTAGCGCGCGCGGTGCTCAAGTTCGCGCGGCAGCTGCTCCACGAGCCGCACGTCATCCCCGACAACCACTCGCTGTTCGACGAGCTCATAGGCATCGACAAGATACCGGACGACACATAG